In Nitrospirota bacterium, the genomic window CTCAATATATTCTTTGACAATGGCATCTTCATTGCCTCCTGGCACGTCTATGCCAAGTCTCTTTGCCTGCCTGATAAGGAGGGTCCTGTTTATCATCCCGTTTAAGACCTCAGCTTTGAGGGTCTCTGTAGCTTTTACCCCTGATCTTAAAGCATTTTGATAAGCATTCTTAAATTCACTCAGTGTTATAGCCTCATCATCTACAATAGCCACAACCCTTTCGATAACCTCGGCACTAACGACAGTGACAAGTGATAAGTGACAAGCGACAAGTAAAAATACAAAAAATATCTTTTGTAGTTTCTTAAACTGTTTACAGCTCACTGTTCACACTCACTTTATTTGGTTCTTCTGATATTTCTGTGAGTAGCCGCAGGCTTTAGCCTGCGTAATTTACATTTCCCATTTCCCATTTCTTAGAATGCATGGCCAAGACTGAAATGTAATTCACCAGGACTCTCACCCGTTTGCCTGTTTAACTTATGCCCGTAATCAATCCTGAATGGTCCTACAGGAGTTTTGTATCTTAACCCCAGGCCGGTAGTGTATCTGAGGTCTGTCTCCATATCTTTTATTTCATGCCAGACATTTCCACCATCAACAAAGGCCACCAAACCAAAACCTCTGCCGAGGGATGCGCGAACTTCAGCATTTATAAGGGCAAATGCATTTCCTCCAGTTGGATTACCATCAAAGCCCTTTGGCCCGAGGGTGTCCTGGTCATATCCCCTTACAGTAGTCCTCCCGCCAAGAAAAAACCTCTCAATCAGAGGAAGCTCTGATGGTCCAAAACCCTCAGCAATGCCTCCTCTTAAAGAAATGGCCAGCACGAGTCCTTTTTTAATTTTGAAATACCAGCTACTGTGAAATATCGCCTTTAAAAATTCCGTCTCAGAGAGAAATGCCTTGCTTGCAAATTTCAGTATAATACCGTTAAGAGAGCCAGCAGTCGGGTCAAAGGGATTATCCCGGGCATCGTAAAATAGCGAAGGTGAAACACTGCCTATTCCGAGCGTCCCGGTATCCTCTCTTGTTAAAATAACGCCTGGCGCTACATCTGTTGTTTTAACAAGAGAGTATTCATAATTTAAATTTGCCTTCAAACGCTCTGTGAGGTCTTTTTCAATCCCGAAAATAAGCGATAACCTATCAATCACATAAAGCGTCTCTCTGGTATCTAAATTAATTGCCCTCCTGTGTTCCCTGGTAAGATAAGATTTAAAAGGCAGCGGGTTCCCAAAAAACCATGGCTCTCTATAGCTTAAAATATATCGCGACTCTATGGAGCTCAATTCGGCTCTTAAACCTATCTGCCTGTTGTATCCCCAGAGGTTGCGGTAACTGATGTCAAAGAAGCCCCTGAATCCCTCATAATCGCCATAACCAAGGCCGAATTCCACGGCCCCGAAATTACCTTCCCTGAGAGATACGACAACGTCTTTTACGTTGTCTTCTGCTGGAAAGGATTCAAATGAAATATCGCTGAACAATCCAAGTCTATGCAATCGCTCCTTGCTCTTCAATAAACTCTCAGAACTATAAGGCTTCCCTTCTTTTAGAACGAACTCCCTGCTGACCACTTCATCTTTTGTCTTTTCATTCCCCCTGATAATAAGTTTTCCCATAAAATACTGTTTGCCTTCTGTGATTTTATAGGTTATAAATGCCTTATCAACATCTATCCTGCTTTCGACATCCACATGTGCGTCAATATAGCCGTAACGTCCGTAGAGGTCTAAAACTCTATATCTCGCATCCGCTACATCAACATCATTGTAAGGAGAGGCCTCACGAAGCTGTAAAACTTTTTTAATTTTTTCGGTTTCAATAAATTTATTGCCAACAATATCAATCTTTTCT contains:
- a CDS encoding SurA N-terminal domain-containing protein; protein product: MSCKQFKKLQKIFFVFLLVACHLSLVTVVSAEVIERVVAIVDDEAITLSEFKNAYQNALRSGVKATETLKAEVLNGMINRTLLIRQAKRLGIDVPGGNEDAIVKEYIERRVRVFIRIPVDEIETFYEENKKSFGDKKFYEVKDEIEFYLIEKELNRKLLEHIEELRKGSYIRIQLTT
- the bamA gene encoding outer membrane protein assembly factor BamA, whose protein sequence is MIEDRAQSPECRLKKFIFCYLLSIFYILFSVSDIQATTFHQGKIKAIEVEGLKRIDRQLLIDMIGLKIGDTINPGALRDGIKRAFKKGVFLDIKADVSPFDDGIKLIYIVTEVLRIKKINIAGNDNIANRKIRDALLFKKGEEFREEFLDNAIGDLVQFYRSKGFLEAAISISAKEDIEPGWVNLFVEIKEGSPLIVQKITILEEVRDMVKISEGDILDIGRVDKDIKRIREYYEEHGYINPVVGPYEFKDGELFIPVVPGYMLNIAFEGNTIFSSKRLLEEMPFKEARDVNEGIIEEASRRILRLYRQKGYNAAQVIAGLEKKDDLTALTFFIYEGQEIVLREIKFTGIGYPPEAIKEIMSLKEGDSFDEYLIENDREAIIAFYNAFGYLKAEIKEFKKLISKDTNEAILEITVYEGPQTRLEKIDIVGNKFIETEKIKKVLQLREASPYNDVDVADARYRVLDLYGRYGYIDAHVDVESRIDVDKAFITYKITEGKQYFMGKLIIRGNEKTKDEVVSREFVLKEGKPYSSESLLKSKERLHRLGLFSDISFESFPAEDNVKDVVVSLREGNFGAVEFGLGYGDYEGFRGFFDISYRNLWGYNRQIGLRAELSSIESRYILSYREPWFFGNPLPFKSYLTREHRRAINLDTRETLYVIDRLSLIFGIEKDLTERLKANLNYEYSLVKTTDVAPGVILTREDTGTLGIGSVSPSLFYDARDNPFDPTAGSLNGIILKFASKAFLSETEFLKAIFHSSWYFKIKKGLVLAISLRGGIAEGFGPSELPLIERFFLGGRTTVRGYDQDTLGPKGFDGNPTGGNAFALINAEVRASLGRGFGLVAFVDGGNVWHEIKDMETDLRYTTGLGLRYKTPVGPFRIDYGHKLNRQTGESPGELHFSLGHAF